A region from the Anoplolepis gracilipes chromosome 2, ASM4749672v1, whole genome shotgun sequence genome encodes:
- the Ythdf gene encoding YTH domain-containing family protein 3 isoform X2, with translation MKGQTGNQVSNGPKEHQQQQQTEHAAGEDTGFDSWRGGNNAQHHSSYPIGTGDPYSPYYPGTSFPYQTFGAGDGTWSNGTDPVAFLSGYGGQISHDAYGAMDGMFSASAAGGGFSTFGQPPFNYFHGNGDFSTWGTQRRTKYEDYYQPPRGNESYANPAVSGTGEIKSIEQGVQGLSIGGGGGGGGGGSGGGGGGGELPRQDQQHPQQQSTAQQIKPEPKEPRKITWASVASQPAKPVPPLSSTQGMKKKAGMPPPPIVPGKHNMDIGTWGEGKSSAPPPPTAPPPPQVQPPIPPPPPPVQRQQRPQHQQQQPPQPCWNRQPSTAVTATPPLPQTQIHMPPQSQQQHQQQHHHHHHHHHQHQQQQQQQQHHQQSQQHQQQQQQLSQGNPSHPVLDELKVKNDYNPIEFDQTAPGARFFVIKSYSEDDIHRSIKYEIWCSTEHGNKRLDQAYREASREGAPLYLFFSVNGSGHFCGMAQMVSPVDYQCNSSVWSQDKWKGQFRVRWIYVKDVPNVQLRHIKLENNENKPVTNSRDAQEVPHAKGVTVLRILHTYRHSTSIFDDFGHYERRQAEEDQRKVPNNSVQHHHSSSNHRNRGHASEMSRDHHQHGHQSHLHQRKERGRSGRGGSRQ, from the exons ATGAAAGGACAAACCGGCAACCAAG TGAGCAATGGTCCTAAGGAACACCAGCAGCAACAACAGACGGAGCATGCCGCTGGCGAGGACACCGGCTTCGATTCGTGGCGAGGTGGCAACAATGCTCAGCATCACTCGAGTTATCCGATCGGTACCGGCGATCCGTACAGCCCGTACTATCCCGGCACTTCGTTCCCTTATCAGACCTTCGGCGCCGGCGATGGTACGTGGTCGAACGGCACCGACCCGGTCGCCTTTCTCTCCGGTTACGGCGGTCAAATAAGCCACGATGCTTACGGGGCGATGGACGGCATGTTCTCGGCGTCGGCGGCCGGCGGTGGTTTCAGCACCTTCGGTCAGCCGCCATTCAACTACTTCCACGGCAACGGCGACTTTAGCACATGGGGCACACAGAGAAGGACCAAGTATGAAGATTATTATCAACCACCGCGTGGCAACGAGAGCTATGCCAATCCGGCGGTGAGCGGCACTGGTGAGATTAAGAGCATCGAGCAAGGTGTGCAAGGCCTGTCAatcggcggcggtggcggcggtggcggtggtggtagtggtggtggtggtggtggtggtgagCTACCACGACAAGATCAACAGCATCCGCAGCAACAAAGTACGGCACAGCAGATCAAGCCTGAGCCGAAGGAACCTAGAAAGATTACATGGGCGAGTGTGGCGAGCCAACCGGCAAAGCCGGTACCGCCGCTCTCGTCCACGCAGGGGATGAAGAAGAAAGCGGGCATGCCACCACCGCCAATTGTGCCGGGTAAACATAATATGGACATCGGGACGTGGGGAGAGGGCAAGTCTTCCGCGCCGCCGCCGCCTACGGCGCCACCGCCTCCGCAGGTGCAGCCACCAATTCCGCCACCACCGCCGCCCGTCCAGAGGCAACAGCGACCGCAGCACCAACAGCAGCAGCCACCTCAGCCGTGCTGGAATAGGCAACCATCCACAGCAGTGACTGCTACACCACCGCTCCCACAAACGCAGATCCACATGCCGCCGCAGTCGCAGCAACAGCATCAACAACAACATCATCACCAtcaccatcatcatcatcagcatcaacaacaacaacagcagcagcagcatcaTCAACAATCGCAACAGCATcaacagcagcaacagcaactTTCCCAGGGCAACCCGTCGCATCCGGTTCTCGACGAACTGAAAGTGAAGAATGATTATAATCCCATAGAGTTTGATCAGACCGCGCCTGGTGCCAGGTTCTTTGTGATCAAATCTTATTCGGAGGACGACATACATCGATCCATCAAGTATGAAATTTGGTGCAGCACGGAACACGGCAACAAACGGCTAGATCAAGCTTATCGAGAGGCGAGTCGCGAGGGCGCGCCGCTTTATCTGTTCTTTTCTGTCAATGGATCTGGTCACTTTTGCGGAATGGCACAGATGGTCTCTCCCGTCGATTATCAGTGCAACAGTAGTGTCTGGTCGCAAGACAAGTGGAAGGGTCAGTTTCGCGTCCGTTGGATATACGTGAAGGATGTTCCTAATGTGCAACTGCGACACATTAAGCTCGAGAACAATGAGAACAAGCCGGTGACCAATTCGCGGGACGCGCAGGAAGTCCCGCACGCGAAGGGCGTCACGGTGCTGCGTATTCTGCACACCTATCGTCATTCTACAAGCATTTTCGACGATTTTGGGCATTACGAACGCCGACAGGCCGAGGAGGATCAGCGCAAGGTTCCGAACAATTCCGTACAACATCATCATTCTTCCTCTAATCACAGAAACAGAGGGCACGCCTCGGAAATGTCCAGAGATCACCATCAGCATGGCCATCAGTCTCATCTGCATCAGCGAAAG GAGCGCGGCCGTAGTGGCAGAGGAGGTTCGCGCCAGTAG
- the Ythdf gene encoding YTH domain-containing family protein 3 isoform X1: MSSGLAGAVSNQRMKGQTGNQVSNGPKEHQQQQQTEHAAGEDTGFDSWRGGNNAQHHSSYPIGTGDPYSPYYPGTSFPYQTFGAGDGTWSNGTDPVAFLSGYGGQISHDAYGAMDGMFSASAAGGGFSTFGQPPFNYFHGNGDFSTWGTQRRTKYEDYYQPPRGNESYANPAVSGTGEIKSIEQGVQGLSIGGGGGGGGGGSGGGGGGGELPRQDQQHPQQQSTAQQIKPEPKEPRKITWASVASQPAKPVPPLSSTQGMKKKAGMPPPPIVPGKHNMDIGTWGEGKSSAPPPPTAPPPPQVQPPIPPPPPPVQRQQRPQHQQQQPPQPCWNRQPSTAVTATPPLPQTQIHMPPQSQQQHQQQHHHHHHHHHQHQQQQQQQQHHQQSQQHQQQQQQLSQGNPSHPVLDELKVKNDYNPIEFDQTAPGARFFVIKSYSEDDIHRSIKYEIWCSTEHGNKRLDQAYREASREGAPLYLFFSVNGSGHFCGMAQMVSPVDYQCNSSVWSQDKWKGQFRVRWIYVKDVPNVQLRHIKLENNENKPVTNSRDAQEVPHAKGVTVLRILHTYRHSTSIFDDFGHYERRQAEEDQRKVPNNSVQHHHSSSNHRNRGHASEMSRDHHQHGHQSHLHQRKERGRSGRGGSRQ, encoded by the exons ATGTCAAGCGGATTGGCAGGCGCTGTCTCAAACCAG CGGATGAAAGGACAAACCGGCAACCAAG TGAGCAATGGTCCTAAGGAACACCAGCAGCAACAACAGACGGAGCATGCCGCTGGCGAGGACACCGGCTTCGATTCGTGGCGAGGTGGCAACAATGCTCAGCATCACTCGAGTTATCCGATCGGTACCGGCGATCCGTACAGCCCGTACTATCCCGGCACTTCGTTCCCTTATCAGACCTTCGGCGCCGGCGATGGTACGTGGTCGAACGGCACCGACCCGGTCGCCTTTCTCTCCGGTTACGGCGGTCAAATAAGCCACGATGCTTACGGGGCGATGGACGGCATGTTCTCGGCGTCGGCGGCCGGCGGTGGTTTCAGCACCTTCGGTCAGCCGCCATTCAACTACTTCCACGGCAACGGCGACTTTAGCACATGGGGCACACAGAGAAGGACCAAGTATGAAGATTATTATCAACCACCGCGTGGCAACGAGAGCTATGCCAATCCGGCGGTGAGCGGCACTGGTGAGATTAAGAGCATCGAGCAAGGTGTGCAAGGCCTGTCAatcggcggcggtggcggcggtggcggtggtggtagtggtggtggtggtggtggtggtgagCTACCACGACAAGATCAACAGCATCCGCAGCAACAAAGTACGGCACAGCAGATCAAGCCTGAGCCGAAGGAACCTAGAAAGATTACATGGGCGAGTGTGGCGAGCCAACCGGCAAAGCCGGTACCGCCGCTCTCGTCCACGCAGGGGATGAAGAAGAAAGCGGGCATGCCACCACCGCCAATTGTGCCGGGTAAACATAATATGGACATCGGGACGTGGGGAGAGGGCAAGTCTTCCGCGCCGCCGCCGCCTACGGCGCCACCGCCTCCGCAGGTGCAGCCACCAATTCCGCCACCACCGCCGCCCGTCCAGAGGCAACAGCGACCGCAGCACCAACAGCAGCAGCCACCTCAGCCGTGCTGGAATAGGCAACCATCCACAGCAGTGACTGCTACACCACCGCTCCCACAAACGCAGATCCACATGCCGCCGCAGTCGCAGCAACAGCATCAACAACAACATCATCACCAtcaccatcatcatcatcagcatcaacaacaacaacagcagcagcagcatcaTCAACAATCGCAACAGCATcaacagcagcaacagcaactTTCCCAGGGCAACCCGTCGCATCCGGTTCTCGACGAACTGAAAGTGAAGAATGATTATAATCCCATAGAGTTTGATCAGACCGCGCCTGGTGCCAGGTTCTTTGTGATCAAATCTTATTCGGAGGACGACATACATCGATCCATCAAGTATGAAATTTGGTGCAGCACGGAACACGGCAACAAACGGCTAGATCAAGCTTATCGAGAGGCGAGTCGCGAGGGCGCGCCGCTTTATCTGTTCTTTTCTGTCAATGGATCTGGTCACTTTTGCGGAATGGCACAGATGGTCTCTCCCGTCGATTATCAGTGCAACAGTAGTGTCTGGTCGCAAGACAAGTGGAAGGGTCAGTTTCGCGTCCGTTGGATATACGTGAAGGATGTTCCTAATGTGCAACTGCGACACATTAAGCTCGAGAACAATGAGAACAAGCCGGTGACCAATTCGCGGGACGCGCAGGAAGTCCCGCACGCGAAGGGCGTCACGGTGCTGCGTATTCTGCACACCTATCGTCATTCTACAAGCATTTTCGACGATTTTGGGCATTACGAACGCCGACAGGCCGAGGAGGATCAGCGCAAGGTTCCGAACAATTCCGTACAACATCATCATTCTTCCTCTAATCACAGAAACAGAGGGCACGCCTCGGAAATGTCCAGAGATCACCATCAGCATGGCCATCAGTCTCATCTGCATCAGCGAAAG GAGCGCGGCCGTAGTGGCAGAGGAGGTTCGCGCCAGTAG
- the Tango11 gene encoding transport and Golgi organization protein 11 isoform X1 — protein MIIMSKTHSPTHFNGEVDNIYYPDFNADINKQMRVPKSIRVNGDYIDQDSATNTSTWNQMSNTEKLEMHVPDRILVVGQDQHVGTKAPPPEIVLENAVMRTEPAIVRVQTPPRILTLDNHYFPTVDEEEPLPHVDDEIVSPVNVRPRTYNAETQIVKHVREQTPSYNALDVSLPPSEEVQHLRRQVGKLNRRVMALELDMLHRQQRDRILYIATIAYFILKTFSWLTRN, from the exons ATGa tTATAATGTCGAAGACACACAGTCCAACACATTTTAATGGAGAAGTAGACAACATTTATTATCCAGACTTTAATGCGGATATTAATAAGCAGATGCGAGTTCCTAAAAGCATTCGTGTAAACGGGGATTACATAGATCAAGATAGTGCTACAAATACATCGACGTGGAATCAAATGTCTAATACAGAGAAACTTGAAATGCATGTGCCAGACAGGATTCTTGTCGTTG gaCAAGACCAACATGTTGGTACCAAGGCACCTCCGCCAGAAATTGTTTTAGAAAATGCTGTGATGCGTACAGAGCCTGCTATAGTCAGAGTACAG ACTCCTCCAAGAATTTTGACTCTGGACAATCATTATTTCCCAACGGTGGATGAAGAGGAGCCTTTGCCACATGTCGACGATGAAATTGTAAGTCCAGTGAATGTAAGACCTAGGACATACAATGCAGAAACACAGATAGTGAAACATGTCag AGAACAAACGCCCTCTTACAATGCTCTCGACGTGTCTCTGCCACCCAGCGAAGAAGTTCAACACTTACGTCGTCAAGTAGGTAAATTGAATCGCAGAGTGATGGCACTTGAATTAGACATGCTGCATCGTCAGCAAAGAGACAGGATTTTGTATATTGCGACTATAGCGtactttattttgaaaacCTTTTCCTGGTTAACCAGAAACTGA
- the Tango11 gene encoding transport and Golgi organization protein 11 isoform X2, whose amino-acid sequence MSKTHSPTHFNGEVDNIYYPDFNADINKQMRVPKSIRVNGDYIDQDSATNTSTWNQMSNTEKLEMHVPDRILVVGQDQHVGTKAPPPEIVLENAVMRTEPAIVRVQTPPRILTLDNHYFPTVDEEEPLPHVDDEIVSPVNVRPRTYNAETQIVKHVREQTPSYNALDVSLPPSEEVQHLRRQVGKLNRRVMALELDMLHRQQRDRILYIATIAYFILKTFSWLTRN is encoded by the exons ATGTCGAAGACACACAGTCCAACACATTTTAATGGAGAAGTAGACAACATTTATTATCCAGACTTTAATGCGGATATTAATAAGCAGATGCGAGTTCCTAAAAGCATTCGTGTAAACGGGGATTACATAGATCAAGATAGTGCTACAAATACATCGACGTGGAATCAAATGTCTAATACAGAGAAACTTGAAATGCATGTGCCAGACAGGATTCTTGTCGTTG gaCAAGACCAACATGTTGGTACCAAGGCACCTCCGCCAGAAATTGTTTTAGAAAATGCTGTGATGCGTACAGAGCCTGCTATAGTCAGAGTACAG ACTCCTCCAAGAATTTTGACTCTGGACAATCATTATTTCCCAACGGTGGATGAAGAGGAGCCTTTGCCACATGTCGACGATGAAATTGTAAGTCCAGTGAATGTAAGACCTAGGACATACAATGCAGAAACACAGATAGTGAAACATGTCag AGAACAAACGCCCTCTTACAATGCTCTCGACGTGTCTCTGCCACCCAGCGAAGAAGTTCAACACTTACGTCGTCAAGTAGGTAAATTGAATCGCAGAGTGATGGCACTTGAATTAGACATGCTGCATCGTCAGCAAAGAGACAGGATTTTGTATATTGCGACTATAGCGtactttattttgaaaacCTTTTCCTGGTTAACCAGAAACTGA